A segment of the Salvelinus sp. IW2-2015 linkage group LG23, ASM291031v2, whole genome shotgun sequence genome:
ttatttctctcatattttgtgcacaaatttgtttacatccctgttagtgagcatgttatcctttgtcaagataatccatccacctgacaggtgtggcatatcaagaagctgattaaacagcattatcattacaccggtgcaccttgtgctggggacaataaaatgtgcagttgtgtcacacaccacaatgctacagatgtctcaagttgagggagcatgcaattggcatgctgacatcAGGAATATCCatgagagctgttgccagataattgaatattaatttctctaccataagccgcctccgtcaCTTTAgagactcattctgattggctgggcctggctcccaagtgggtgggcctatgccctcccaggcccacccatggctgcgcccctgcccagtcatgtgaaatccatatattagggcaaaaatttatttatttcaattgactgatttccatacagttgaagtcagaagtttacatacaccttagccaaataaatttaaactcagtttttcacaattcctgacatttaatcctagtacaaattccctgtcttaggtcagttaggatcaccactttatttagaagaatgtgaaatgtcagaataatagtagagagaatgatttatttcagcttttatttatttcatcacattcccagtggttctgaagtttacatgcactcaattagtatttggtagcatcgcctttaaattgtttaacttaggtcaaacgttttgggtagccttccacaagctccccacaataagttgggtgaatgttggcccattcctcctgacagagctggtgtaacggagtcaggtttgtaggcctcctaactcacacacgctttttcagttctgcccacaactgttctataggattgaggtcagggctttgtcatggccactccaataccttgactttgttgtccttaagtaattttgccacaactttggaagtatgcttggggtcattgtccgtttggaagacccatttgcgaccaagcattaactttaGAAATTGCTTgcaaggatgacccagacttgtggaggtctacaatttttttgaggtcttggctgatttatttggattttcccatgatgtcaagcaaagaggcactgtttgaaggtaggccttgaaagacatccacaggtacacctccaattgaaagacatccacaggtacacctccaattgactcaaattatgtcaattagcctatcagaatcttctaaagccatgacatcattttctggaattttccaagctgtttaaaaggcacagtcaacttagtgtatataaacctcTGACCCATTGAAATTGTgatagtgagttataagtgaaataatctgtctgtaaacaattgttggaaagacgacttgtgtcatgcacaaagtagatttcctaaccagacttgccaaaactagtttgttaacaagaaatttgtggagtagttgaaaaacctaagtgtatgtaaacttccaacttcaactgtacctcagcaaaatctttgaaattgttgcatgttgttaatatttttgttcagtatactttcatGGGAATCACCATGACAACCAGGCAGGTCCCAGAAAGTGTTTCCATTCCTGTGCATGTTTAGTGTTCCAGACAACAGCAGACACCTCTACTTCACACAAAGGGGTTGTGGTGAAATGTACAGAACGCAAAGTCACTCTCCGGGTACCCAATAGAGGCTTTGGTTCAACATTGGACTAAATTCCCATCTCATCTTACTAACCATACATATAGTCTCCccacattaaaaaaatactagtttactatagaatactgcagtacttactatagaattctgtagtaaactatagTATACGATACTACACTGCAGTATACTTTAATCATTTGTAATACTTACTATAGAATATTTTAGTATAATgtaaaatactatagtaaatactacagtatactatagacCACAAAAACACGGCACTAAATATTACAGTAATGTCAGCAAAACTACAGTAAAGgcagcaaaaacactacaatgTATTTTAACCATAGTATATTATTTTTTKATGTGGGTCACCGTTGTCCTGAGTTCCTCTAACAGACTAAGCAGCACCTACTGTAACCTTTACTTACCCAGGTAAGTCATTGAGAATAAATTGTCTGACAATAACAACTCGGTTAACCTGCCATGCATTGCATCCTCTTCTAGCTAGCCCTGCCCAAAACATTGAAGACATTATTTAAACGTCAGATCAGACAGGCAAAACCCCAATCCTATACATTTAACAGCCATTGTCTTTTTCTTGCACATCCCATGCAGTATAGAGATGCGTTTAAAAAACTAGTCAGACACAATCAGAGGCCTATTCCACATCCCTAAAAAAGCTCAAGTAGATCTCCAGTTACCGTTCCGCCTAGGATAgtcctcctccttttcccacAAGCTCACTTTAAAATGGTAGCAAGCTGGCAGTCAGCGTACCTAGCTAATACCTTATGGTCCAAATGGGCTTCCGTCCTCAGCTACAATCCTAAGCTTTAGCTGCCAGGAGTGGCATCAAGGATGGTTAATGAGTATGATGAAGTGCTTAAAAAAAAACGAACATTAaaaattgtattaaaaaaaattatatattattaAAAGTTCAAATAAAACTTAGATGAGCATGCACATACAGATTGTGTGACGAGGGAGGGATTGTGAATGAAACGAAGACAAAGGGCTGGGGTGTTTCCCGCGCTCTGATACACTCTGGTCCGACGGAGTGTCCACTCCCTGTTCAACTATAAGGGGAGTTTCTTCAGCTGCTCAAACGTGATGAAGAACTAAAGAGCTCTAGTTAAYGACAACACTTGGTGGCAGCCCTGAAGCATAATCATGACATTGTCTGTGCCCATACAAAAATCACAATACTTATAAGACTTCACTAAATACAAtttacgttttgtatggtattatacaatatcactgtaaacataacaagGTTCCTCCTTGCATATTTTGCTTCAGTGTAAGTATTTGGCACCCTCTACTGGTAGCCAAGGAGAAAGGAGACAGGACTGCCATTACACAAGCTGTATACCTGACAACAGCTCTCCGTTCCACTCTGCTGTTCTCTCGGAACCTCTGAGCAACAATAGGGTGATAGAATTAGAACATGCTCTAGTTCCCAAAGGGAGATCACCTCAACAACAAACTGACAACTTGTCCTGCAATGCTGAAGTCCACCTACTTTTACCAGGAATGGTTCTCGGATGTCTAAAATACTCAATATGACCTGATGCAAAACTGAACTGACCTAATAgaatgcagagagacagagttcAGATGACTCAGTTATTTGGATAATAGTGCTGGCAACACAGTGGGTTTGAACTTTGATTCCAGTGATGGAAAGGATACAATGATGTTCCATGGCCCCAGACGCAGCCAGTTGGGCCAGAAGCCCTTGTAGAGGGCAAAGAATCCTTCGTTCTTCCAGGTCTGCATCAATCCGTCCAGCGTGCCTTTATACATGGGGTTCCCTGACAGCACTCGCTGGTTCATCATACGCGTCCGCACCACGTCCACTGGGTTGGAGGCTAGCGCCCCCGCCAGGCCACACGTAAAACTGGAACTGCATGCAGAGAGACCGATGTGGGAGAAGCCAGAGGATCAGGTGTATAATATGCACACTCACTGTTAGGTTTTCTATTATCTTTCTCAGAGAATATGCCGGTACATTATGAATaacaaaaattatatatttatatgcaTTTTACAATATTGATGTCTAAACTCACATAAAGTGTGTGAGTATGGTGTCTCCCATGGTGCCAGACTTGATGAGGTGCTTCTTAGTGATGTCATAGACAGGAAGCTCCACTCCCACTACGATGGCTGCCCGCTGAGCTGTAGGGATGACGCCCTGAGGATGACAACAGTATAAATACAACAACCCGAGAGTACCAGTCACTCAACGGTCTTCAGAtggccaaaaataaataaactcactGGTCACAatcttacaaaacaacaaagctcttccatgaaaaataaaaatcttGATGACAGATCAGAGCCACTGTTTGATAGTTTGTGACCAAGAGGGCACCACTCACCCTCCACAGGCCACGGGTTCCCTCTGTCTGGTAGATGTTTATGAAGTTCGACATCATGCTGCCTTGTAACAGACTGCCCTGGGCCTGCATGCGGATctgaacacaacatagaaaatcaGGGCCTGCGTTCAGCAGGGCAAAACGTTGTGAGACGTTCAGATTATGAGATGCCTCAAACATGCCTCTGACACAAAAAGGAGTCCCGTCAGTTCTATTCATGACATTACTATCTGCAATGTCCAGTATCTAGATCTTTCAGCTATCTACACGTTTTTCACCTTGACAACATCAGTGGGGTTggccagagaggaggacaggactcCAGACACCACTCCACAGAACACATTGATCACCATAGTCTCATCTGTCAGGGAAAAGAAAGTACAGCCGGTTACTCCTCCAcatcaaacacacaaagacagagagaaattcTAGAAAGACAGAGGTAGGTGCAACGTAAAACAAGTGGCTATAATTCTGAACAAGAGACTTTCAAATGATCATTTAGAGGTGAACATGAAATCTAAAAGGTCGACAAACATGCAGTAATCAACTCCAGACAGAAAGTCATGAGAATTAGAAAGC
Coding sequences within it:
- the LOC111950774 gene encoding kidney mitochondrial carrier protein 1 isoform X1 is translated as MRSRGVIRSGSTMLYDVRLQQFIYLYLGGLLFLAGLDQVEAAATEMANLNWKPFIYGGMASIVAEFGTFPIDLTKTRLQVQGQSQYMEVRYRGMFHALFKIGKEEGIKALYSGISPALLRQASYGTIKIGTYNTLKRLFVTHPEDETMVINVFCGVVSGVLSSSLANPTDVVKIRMQAQGSLLQGSMMSNFINIYQTEGTRGLWRGVIPTAQRAAIVVGVELPVYDITKKHLIKSGTMGDTILTHFISSFTCGLAGALASNPVDVVRTRMMNQRVLSGNPMYKGTLDGLMQTWKNEGFFALYKGFWPNWLRLGPWNIIFFITFEQLKKLPL
- the LOC111950774 gene encoding brain mitochondrial carrier protein 1 isoform X2; translation: MANLNWKPFIYGGMASIVAEFGTFPIDLTKTRLQVQGQSQYMEVRYRGMFHALFKIGKEEGIKALYSGISPALLRQASYGTIKIGTYNTLKRLFVTHPEDETMVINVFCGVVSGVLSSSLANPTDVVKIRMQAQGSLLQGSMMSNFINIYQTEGTRGLWRGVIPTAQRAAIVVGVELPVYDITKKHLIKSGTMGDTILTHFISSFTCGLAGALASNPVDVVRTRMMNQRVLSGNPMYKGTLDGLMQTWKNEGFFALYKGFWPNWLRLGPWNIIFFITFEQLKKLPL